Within Pseudomonas brassicacearum, the genomic segment GCAAGAAGCAGAAAGCAGCCCGGAAACTCCATTGGCCACAAAGGACTTGGATTTCGCAGTGTTACGTTGATCAGCCATGATCCTCAGATCTACTCATCTCAAGCTGACAATAAGGCAGCGCAGTTCGACGGGTTCTGCTTTCGATTTGCTGATGAGCAGGCCCAACGCGAGCGACTTCTGCACCTAGCCGAACCCGACCTTGCGGAAAGGGCGGTCGGCAAGACTCACAGCTTGCAACTGCCGCTCGTGATAAATAGCTTCCCCGATGACATACAGGACTATGCATCGCATGGATTTGCGACAGTGATAAGGCTGCCGTTGACCGACCGTATGGCCGCCTCTCGCATGGAAAAAGAATGGCAGTCACTTTTTGATGAGCGTGCCCCGCTTAATCTCTTTCTACCTAAGCTCACCAAGCTCGTATTTGAAAAAATTGACCCGGACGGCACTACTTCGCGTCGAGAGTTAACGCGTCGTCGATACCCTCTGAATCGACCGCTGAAAATTGACAACCTTGAGATAGAAGAAATCGTTGTCGACAATCGGTCGTATTTATTCATCAGTCGCGCCGTCGATCAGATGCGATTTTTAAGAGCTGTAGACGCGGCTGTCGAACAACGTCATAAAGTTGAGAGGTGGCGAAATTGGACAGGCGCGCCCACGGTCAGCATCGCGATCCCCCTAGGGTTCGAGGTTCCGGAGGGGCGTTACTATGCTTTCTTACCCATGGAAACCCCCTGTCCTTTCAACGGTCATTTGGACGCTCCGTTTTTCCCAGACCCAGACCGTAAGGGCTTAAGTCTGGACAACGCCCTTAATCAAGAATTGGTCAAGGTTGCAGCAGAGATGTGCATTGACCTGATATACGGTGTAGCTGCTGCCAATATCAATCTTGTCTCATACGTGCACGCCGCTGTGGACGCCATCACATGGGCGCCGGCAGACCACGTCTTGACTGCGTTTCAGGCTAAAGGGCTCGCGCACGAAACGCTCCCACTTCCAACAATGAGCCCACCTGGCAGCGATGCAAGATGGGCAACCCTTGACCATGTTTTTGACTGGCAAGACGACCAATACAAATCTCTGCGTGCGACTTGGATTGCCAAGGTTACAGGCGAATTTTTGCTGCGACGCAAACTGGGAGCTAGGCGAGTTGCCGCCTTGCGCAGCCTTGCTGATGATGTGGGGCTTCCGCTTGAGCCGGAGAACGACCGCCTCGCAAAGTGGGTACCGTTACTCGCTGCCGACCTTGAACGCCAACGCAAAGCAACAGCCGCGAATTGGGAGGATTTCTATACTGACCTAAGCGTGCGCAAGGACATCCTTGAGCAGCTTCGAGGCAAACCCATTTTTAGAAACGAAGCTCGCAAACTTGTGAGAGCCGAAGGAGCTAAATCCGTAGCGGGAGAACCAGTTCAGTTTTTCATCAATGCCGACCCTGGGCGTGTCACCAAGAAGAAAAAACGCCTGGATGACGCCGGTGTTTTTCCTCCAAGCTGCATAACCAAGGGGCTCGAGTTCGCCGACCCGACGCTTGCCTGGTCTGCGGATGTGGTCACGGCGTTCGTTAATGCAGGACTTGCTTCCGAGTTTCGTCTCATCAACTTGGTTTCAAGATTGGGAACACTCCTCGGAACTCGCCCTCGCGCACGCGACGCTTTGTCAGTGCTTACCTGGGCCTTCAGAACATGGAAGCAAAATCGCACCCCGGACTTCGACGAGGCCCTTCAGACCGCAGGACTCTGGGTTCCCTTGGCCAGCGGCGGAATTGGCAAAGCGAGCCTCGCTTATTTCTCAGCAGGATGGCGCGACACGCTAGGTAATTTGCTCACTGACCTCTGTAAAGAGGCAAGCCACGACAAGCAGATTGCCGGAATCGCAAAGACGATGCTTCCTGATTGGAACGAATGGAATACCGGCCCAGGGCAAAGTGCTCAAGACTGGCGGGACTTTTTGAAAATCGCTGGCGTACGGGACGGACTTCCCTGGAGCAAAGGCGCCGCTGTACGAATGGACTCACCAGCCTGGCAAAGCTTGAGGTATGGTTTTTTACCAACACAGAATTTCGAGCTTGAGCTGGGAATTTGCTGGCGCAAAGCCGTCGCTCAGTCACGAGACCTCGGCTACCAAAGCGGTGACTACGTTACGAATGGCGTACCCTACCTATACGGCCAGGCGAGCTACGACACAATGAACGGGGCTGCCCGCTTGGCATACGGGCGACTGATTATCCACGCGCTCACAAAGATTCCAGCCGAAGCTATGGTGACAACGCTCTCCCGACGCGGCGTCCGTTCCGACTACATTCACTGGCCTAGCGCCATCGCCGCTTTTCTGAAGTCGACTGCTTGGATTCCCGCGTCGGCGGGCGACGATTTCGAAGGGTTAACTTTAGGTCAGTGCTGGTTAGGCAGCAGGAGTGACATACCTCGTTTCGTACCGCGGCCGGAGCGCATGGTACGAGAGCTGATAGAAAACAACCGCTACCTTCAAGAGATGTTGTCCGGCAAATTGAATGTACCTGCTTGGTCGGACCCAAAAAGTGCACCCCGACGTATTGCCGCACTTGGCGAGCTACTGGAGCGCGGTATATCAGAGGCCTTTCTTGATGACTTTCGAAAAGCCTACCGCGAAGCATGGACAGAGTACGCTCAGCTCGACTTGCGCCCGGCTCTGCCTTCGACACTCGTAATCCCTAAAGACACTATTGATGGCTTGACGGCCGTGACGCTTCACAAAAGCGCTCCACTCGTTGAAACGATCTACATTGACGACGGTTCGCGGCCAACTTTTCAACAAATTTTGGCTTCTTTTGGTCGCATCACAATTGATGTGGGAGGTACAGCGACTGCAAGCTGTATCAGAGCGCTAGCAACGTATCTGGGTTGTAAGGCCCAGCCAATTCATGAAGACTCAATATCCGTCACCACAGACGGCGTTCCTTTTTTTCCGAGTGCAACGGATGAGCTGCTCGTAAGCAAAGATTGTGAATGGATCGCCGACCTCGCTGTTCTGGTGCTGGAAGTGAGCTCAAATCTAAGCAACCAGAACACCCTTCGAGCTCGCCAGGCGCTGGGAGGGGCTATCCGTCGAGTACGGCTGCGTTTTGTCCGAGAAATCACGGTCTCGATAGATGGAAGCTCAAGCACTCTGCCAGACGAGCTTGACGGCATACTTCCGGTTGCCAACGAAGAATATCCAACAGTCCTGTGTGAGGGGCAGTTTTTGAATTGGTCTACCCTGTCCATGATCGCGTCGGCCGTGCCCGCGGCGATAGGCAGACCGGGATTAACGGACGC encodes:
- a CDS encoding ATP-binding protein, whose protein sequence is MSIDVTAPAPGAFSESDTCTIEISPSGYLEQILDRELKLTLHGIELGSERDDSMRQLTDTAATLYDGRILRELIQNAYDGAGGGVDAHILVKLDLSSAPHAMLDVCNTGSGFSRADVDSIVNPARSRKQPGNSIGHKGLGFRSVTLISHDPQIYSSQADNKAAQFDGFCFRFADEQAQRERLLHLAEPDLAERAVGKTHSLQLPLVINSFPDDIQDYASHGFATVIRLPLTDRMAASRMEKEWQSLFDERAPLNLFLPKLTKLVFEKIDPDGTTSRRELTRRRYPLNRPLKIDNLEIEEIVVDNRSYLFISRAVDQMRFLRAVDAAVEQRHKVERWRNWTGAPTVSIAIPLGFEVPEGRYYAFLPMETPCPFNGHLDAPFFPDPDRKGLSLDNALNQELVKVAAEMCIDLIYGVAAANINLVSYVHAAVDAITWAPADHVLTAFQAKGLAHETLPLPTMSPPGSDARWATLDHVFDWQDDQYKSLRATWIAKVTGEFLLRRKLGARRVAALRSLADDVGLPLEPENDRLAKWVPLLAADLERQRKATAANWEDFYTDLSVRKDILEQLRGKPIFRNEARKLVRAEGAKSVAGEPVQFFINADPGRVTKKKKRLDDAGVFPPSCITKGLEFADPTLAWSADVVTAFVNAGLASEFRLINLVSRLGTLLGTRPRARDALSVLTWAFRTWKQNRTPDFDEALQTAGLWVPLASGGIGKASLAYFSAGWRDTLGNLLTDLCKEASHDKQIAGIAKTMLPDWNEWNTGPGQSAQDWRDFLKIAGVRDGLPWSKGAAVRMDSPAWQSLRYGFLPTQNFELELGICWRKAVAQSRDLGYQSGDYVTNGVPYLYGQASYDTMNGAARLAYGRLIIHALTKIPAEAMVTTLSRRGVRSDYIHWPSAIAAFLKSTAWIPASAGDDFEGLTLGQCWLGSRSDIPRFVPRPERMVRELIENNRYLQEMLSGKLNVPAWSDPKSAPRRIAALGELLERGISEAFLDDFRKAYREAWTEYAQLDLRPALPSTLVIPKDTIDGLTAVTLHKSAPLVETIYIDDGSRPTFQQILASFGRITIDVGGTATASCIRALATYLGCKAQPIHEDSISVTTDGVPFFPSATDELLVSKDCEWIADLAVLVLEVSSNLSNQNTLRARQALGGAIRRVRLRFVREITVSIDGSSSTLPDELDGILPVANEEYPTVLCEGQFLNWSTLSMIASAVPAAIGRPGLTDAFRLTFSAFGNEMSRDGHELKAPSDLQLARALGRPVSRITELRRSLRATTPRLLEYLIPSVHAMGHTDLAAILIERTDEFRDDSDVMTVISGYGIPSDQAERIVSACRDADTLSGLRHELGLEFNVLNASLVALGRSPLEFKKRLTERFSSRVEHRRAEVERAVRDAYTQSIEADGALQAYREAVALKWLHLPDDWVERFDDIDTQQVDEEIDRQVTLRLGAGPFPNGSPIDGVRQHNRQLLTRIAEHLQRLVRAWAKCNSTPLDELWLQGPERLIRAALSSGTLDFESLNERSVPSALHRASLWPNQMPESLDTVALGLSDSDLAFEALEERERETRRQKERRSLQFGELEIDGGAQGWYDAVAQAMQETLASGGFKTRSGPAALQVFGPRTTPRPTKRGTSNRGDDPQYLSQEQRDLIGFAGELAAYQYLRNKHRNMRPEYWVSSMGRRYLGLPPESDQGFDFKVSDAKGFIHYEVKAHVADPGHIDLERSQVTAAVTMRHDGTNRWRILYVANVRGPNVAVYELPNPYSLGASRLFRESHQQGVRFTVMRE